The nucleotide window CGTATCCGCCGCTTTTCTCAACCATCGACAACCCAAGAGCCAGACCTAGTGGACCGACCCATAGTAGCGCATGTGCGCTACCTCTCGCCCTCGAAGCGGTGCGCGCCCAGGACGCGGCGCTCGAGGAGGCGCAGCGGCCTGGCATACCAGAGGTCGCGGCGCGTCTGGGGGCGCACCAGGATCGCGCGGACGTCGGCGAGCCTCGCGGCCAGGACGTCCGTGAAGACCTGGTCGCCCACGAGGACGGCCTCCCCGCGCGAGACGCCCATCTTCCTCAGGGCCACCCAGACGGAGAAGGGGGCGGGCTTGAAGGCGCACGCCACGGCCTGCGAGCCCAGGAGGCGTGCGGAGCGCGTGACCTCACGCAC belongs to Olsenella uli DSM 7084 and includes:
- a CDS encoding YqeG family HAD IIIA-type phosphatase, whose amino-acid sequence is MGALAAERYVARVALIPVADLVSAGVRCVLLDRDNTCVPLDSSQAPQEVLDWIAEVHAAGISTCVVSNNIHVREVTRSARLLGSQAVACAFKPAPFSVWVALRKMGVSRGEAVLVGDQVFTDVLAARLADVRAILVRPQTRRDLWYARPLRLLERRVLGAHRFEGER